A region of Marnyiella aurantia DNA encodes the following proteins:
- a CDS encoding YggS family pyridoxal phosphate-dependent enzyme has protein sequence MNSASIRDRYTFFRTQLPPEVKLIVVTKTHPAETLQELYSFGHRSFGENKVQELISKQEVLPADIQWHLIGHLQTNKVKQIAGFIHLIESVDSEKLLQEIDRQAEKNDRKINVLLQVRIASEDTKFGLEISEAKELFQKWTQGHFPNVEICGLMGMATFTDNQSVIRREFSTLKQLFDQLSVRHPLQTLSMGMSSDYRLAIECGSNSVRVGSAICGDRDYSN, from the coding sequence ATGAATTCTGCCTCAATTCGTGACCGATATACCTTTTTTCGGACACAATTACCTCCGGAAGTCAAACTTATTGTAGTTACAAAGACCCATCCCGCGGAAACCTTACAGGAACTATATTCATTCGGACACCGCAGCTTCGGTGAAAACAAGGTGCAGGAATTGATTTCTAAACAAGAGGTGTTGCCGGCAGATATTCAATGGCACCTCATTGGACATCTTCAAACCAACAAAGTAAAGCAGATTGCAGGCTTCATCCATCTGATTGAAAGTGTGGACAGTGAAAAACTTCTGCAGGAAATAGACAGGCAGGCAGAAAAGAATGACAGGAAAATCAATGTTCTGCTACAGGTACGGATTGCCTCCGAAGACACTAAATTTGGACTGGAAATTTCTGAAGCCAAAGAACTTTTCCAGAAATGGACGCAAGGGCATTTTCCGAACGTGGAAATTTGCGGCCTGATGGGGATGGCTACCTTTACCGACAATCAGTCCGTTATCAGAAGGGAATTCAGCACCCTGAAACAACTTTTCGATCAACTGTCAGTTCGGCATCCACTGCAGACTCTTTCAATGGGTATGAGCAGCGATTACAGGCTGGCCATAGAATGCGGCTCCAATTCCGTGCGTGTGGGTTCTGCCATATGTGGCGATCGGGATTACAGCAACTAA